In one window of Maribacter sp. BPC-D8 DNA:
- a CDS encoding thioredoxin family protein, with protein MNTYSLSFSKSFLFLAVLFVSAASYAQEVNWISWEEAAELTATDNNPKKVFIDVYTDWCGWCKKMDKDTFQNPEVAAYMAENYYMVKFDGEGKDPIEYKGKMYKFVPSGKKGYHEFAAALMQGRLSYPTTIFLDEELNMLSPIPGYQKPEPFLEIARYFGSDIYKEKDWKAYTGEAGK; from the coding sequence ATGAATACGTATTCTTTATCTTTTTCCAAATCATTTTTATTTTTAGCCGTACTCTTTGTTTCGGCTGCTAGTTATGCACAAGAGGTTAATTGGATTTCTTGGGAAGAGGCTGCCGAATTAACGGCAACCGACAACAACCCGAAGAAAGTCTTTATTGATGTGTACACAGATTGGTGTGGATGGTGTAAGAAAATGGACAAGGATACTTTTCAAAATCCTGAGGTAGCTGCTTATATGGCAGAGAACTACTACATGGTTAAGTTTGATGGTGAAGGTAAAGATCCTATCGAATATAAAGGGAAGATGTACAAATTTGTTCCATCTGGTAAAAAAGGATATCATGAATTTGCAGCAGCCTTAATGCAAGGTCGCTTAAGTTACCCAACTACTATTTTCTTAGACGAAGAATTAAATATGCTTTCACCTATACCTGGTTATCAAAAACCAGAGCCATTTTTGGAAATAGCGCGTTATTTTGGTAGCGACATTTACAAAGAAAAAGACTGGAAAGCCTATACTGGCGAAGCTGGTAAATAA
- a CDS encoding M1 family metallopeptidase — MKYLFYASFLVVFFISCANEKDTVKPLESGVSEAMATQRASQISNVHYNLSFDIPKEQEAPIPSQLVLNFDLEQLQEPVYLDFKEETSNIKSVSINETDVAILHEKEHIILPKKYLIQGNNTVTIAFNAGELSLNRNEDYLYTLLVPDRARTLFPCFDQPNIKGIYTLNITAPNDWKVLCGANEIKQTQKGEYTQHNFSASDQMSTYLFSFVAGKFESVTQKPANMDMTMLYRETDATKIKYSLDSIFDLHQQSLTFLEKYTAYPFPFQKMDFAAIPGFQYGGMEHVGAIQYRESSLFLDESATANNKLSRAKLIAHETSHMWFGDLVTMNWFNDVWMKEVFANFMADKIMNPAFPDIDHQLAFMITHYPNAYGEDRTLGTNPIRQDLENLNNAGSLYGSIIYNKAPIMMRQLETVLGKEAFQIGIQEYIKTFAFKNAVWGELIDILDKKSATDMVAWSDVWVNNSSRPIFSDAIEYDSDNNITSFKLSQKAEDKSNHSWPQTFEVLFLYPDKTKTLTVNMIDSELVLEKAIGLPRPTSILYNSNAEGYGVFPTQEKDLDIIPTIEDQVARGYAYINVYENMLNGSITPTAAIKLYSKGLINEKNELLVNLISRYTTSVFWKYLTAEQRLFYQKEISVQVWSKLQQELPANIKKTLYSAYTSIGYTDISLDHLYKIWNKELVINNLKLNDDNFTELAMDLTLYGHPESENILKTAEQAISNNDKLNRFTFLLPSLSKVQQTRNDFFESLQQEENRAKESWVVNAMNNLNHPLHQKESIQYLRASLDLVDEIQKTGDIFFPKRWLSSTIGNYTSPEAYEILQRFLDENPDLNSSLKSKVLQASDDLRRVQLLQKQIDISLD; from the coding sequence ATGAAGTACCTATTTTACGCTAGTTTTTTAGTTGTATTTTTTATTTCGTGCGCTAACGAAAAGGACACAGTAAAGCCCCTTGAATCTGGAGTGTCAGAAGCTATGGCGACCCAAAGGGCTTCACAAATATCTAATGTTCATTACAACTTAAGTTTTGATATTCCTAAGGAACAGGAAGCTCCTATACCTTCTCAACTAGTTTTAAATTTTGATTTAGAACAACTTCAAGAACCTGTTTACTTAGATTTTAAAGAAGAAACTTCAAACATAAAATCGGTATCTATTAATGAAACAGATGTCGCTATTCTTCATGAAAAGGAACATATTATTTTACCCAAGAAATATTTAATACAAGGGAATAATACTGTTACCATTGCCTTTAATGCCGGTGAACTTTCTTTAAATAGAAATGAAGATTACCTATATACTCTATTAGTGCCAGATCGTGCAAGAACACTTTTCCCTTGTTTTGACCAACCTAATATAAAAGGTATTTATACCCTAAATATAACAGCACCTAACGACTGGAAGGTTTTATGTGGTGCAAACGAAATAAAGCAAACTCAGAAAGGGGAATACACACAACATAATTTTAGTGCTTCTGACCAAATGAGTACGTATTTATTTTCATTTGTAGCAGGTAAATTTGAATCTGTAACTCAAAAACCGGCAAATATGGATATGACCATGTTATACCGAGAAACCGATGCTACCAAAATTAAGTATAGCCTAGACTCCATTTTTGATTTACATCAGCAATCCCTAACATTTTTAGAGAAGTATACCGCATATCCTTTCCCTTTTCAAAAAATGGATTTTGCCGCAATACCCGGATTTCAATATGGCGGTATGGAACATGTTGGTGCCATTCAGTACCGAGAAAGTTCGCTTTTTTTAGATGAAAGCGCAACAGCAAATAATAAATTGAGCCGTGCAAAATTGATTGCCCACGAAACATCGCACATGTGGTTTGGCGATTTAGTTACGATGAATTGGTTTAATGATGTATGGATGAAAGAGGTGTTTGCTAATTTTATGGCAGATAAAATCATGAATCCCGCTTTCCCAGATATTGACCATCAATTGGCTTTTATGATCACCCACTACCCTAATGCTTACGGAGAAGACAGAACATTAGGTACTAATCCTATTCGGCAAGATTTAGAAAACCTCAACAATGCAGGTTCACTTTACGGTAGTATTATTTACAACAAGGCACCAATAATGATGCGCCAACTAGAAACCGTTTTAGGTAAAGAGGCGTTTCAAATAGGTATTCAAGAATATATAAAAACCTTTGCTTTTAAGAATGCTGTATGGGGAGAGTTAATTGATATTCTAGATAAAAAATCAGCTACAGATATGGTTGCATGGAGCGATGTTTGGGTCAATAATTCTAGCAGACCTATTTTTAGTGATGCTATCGAATATGATAGTGACAACAACATCACATCTTTTAAACTATCTCAAAAAGCAGAAGACAAATCAAATCATTCGTGGCCTCAGACATTTGAAGTACTGTTTCTTTATCCTGATAAAACAAAAACGTTGACCGTCAACATGATTGATAGCGAATTGGTTTTAGAGAAGGCTATTGGTTTACCTAGACCAACTTCAATACTATATAATTCAAATGCTGAAGGTTACGGAGTATTTCCTACTCAAGAAAAAGATCTAGATATTATACCAACGATAGAGGATCAAGTGGCTCGTGGTTACGCCTATATAAATGTATATGAGAATATGTTGAATGGCAGTATTACTCCAACTGCTGCCATAAAACTATACTCTAAAGGGCTAATTAATGAAAAGAATGAATTATTGGTTAATCTCATCTCTAGATACACCACTTCTGTATTTTGGAAATACCTAACCGCAGAACAACGCCTATTTTATCAGAAAGAAATTAGCGTACAAGTATGGTCAAAATTACAACAAGAGTTACCTGCTAATATTAAAAAGACCTTATACTCCGCCTACACATCAATTGGCTACACTGATATTTCATTAGACCATTTATATAAAATTTGGAACAAAGAATTAGTGATTAACAATCTAAAGCTTAACGATGACAACTTTACTGAATTGGCGATGGATTTAACCTTGTACGGCCACCCAGAAAGTGAAAACATTTTAAAAACAGCTGAACAAGCAATAAGCAACAATGATAAATTAAATCGCTTTACCTTCTTACTACCATCTTTATCAAAAGTTCAGCAGACTAGAAATGACTTTTTTGAATCACTTCAACAAGAAGAAAACCGAGCTAAAGAATCATGGGTTGTTAATGCAATGAATAATTTAAATCACCCTTTACATCAAAAAGAATCCATTCAGTATCTAAGGGCAAGCCTTGATTTAGTAGATGAAATACAAAAAACAGGAGATATCTTTTTCCCGAAAAGATGGCTAAGTAGTACTATTGGTAATTACACTTCACCGGAAGCTTATGAAATTTTACAGCGTTTTCTAGATGAGAATCCTGATTTAAATTCATCCTTAAAATCAAAAGTCCTACAAGCTTCAGATGACTTGCGTAGAGTTCAACTTCTACAAAAACAGATTGACATCTCTTTAGATTAA
- the guaB gene encoding IMP dehydrogenase has translation MQAHQNKILGEGLTYDDVLLVPAYSEVLPREVSIQTKFTRNITINVPIISAAMDTVTESRMAIAMAQEGGIGVLHKNMSIEQQAMKVRKVKRAESGMILDPVTQPLDSKVKDAKANMKEYSIGGIPIVDADGKLLGIVTNRDLRFEKNNERPISEVMTSENLVTAAEGTSLSEAEDILQQHKIEKLPVVDKNYKLVGLITFRDITKLTQKPSANKDQFGRLRVAAALGVTEDAVERAEALVNAGVDAVVIDTAHGHTKGVVSVLQAVKKKFPNLDVIVGNIATGEAAKYLVDAGADAVKVGIGPGSICTTRVVAGVGFPQFSAVLEVAAAIKGSGVPVIADGGIRYTGDIPKAIAAGADTVMLGSLLAGTKESPGETIIYEGRKFKSYRGMGSVEAMKQGSKDRYFQDVEDDIKKLVPEGIVGRVPYKGELYESIHQFVGGLKAGMGYCGAKDIATLQDTGRFVKITASGINESHPHDVTITKESPNYSR, from the coding sequence ATGCAAGCCCACCAAAACAAAATTCTAGGAGAAGGTCTAACGTACGACGACGTATTATTAGTACCTGCATATTCTGAAGTGCTTCCAAGAGAAGTTAGTATTCAGACAAAATTCACAAGAAATATTACCATCAATGTACCTATTATATCGGCAGCGATGGATACGGTTACGGAGTCTAGAATGGCAATTGCCATGGCTCAAGAAGGTGGTATCGGCGTGTTGCACAAGAATATGAGTATTGAGCAGCAGGCAATGAAAGTGAGAAAGGTGAAAAGAGCTGAAAGCGGAATGATTTTGGATCCGGTTACACAACCACTAGATTCGAAAGTGAAAGATGCCAAAGCTAATATGAAAGAATATAGCATTGGTGGTATCCCTATCGTTGATGCCGATGGTAAACTTTTAGGTATCGTAACCAATAGAGATTTACGTTTCGAAAAAAATAATGAAAGACCAATTTCTGAGGTAATGACTTCTGAGAATTTGGTAACAGCTGCAGAAGGGACTTCACTTTCAGAAGCAGAAGATATTTTACAACAACACAAAATTGAAAAACTACCTGTTGTAGATAAAAACTACAAGTTGGTAGGTTTGATTACATTTCGTGATATTACAAAACTTACTCAAAAGCCTAGCGCTAATAAAGATCAATTCGGTAGACTTCGTGTTGCAGCAGCTTTAGGTGTTACAGAAGATGCTGTTGAAAGAGCAGAAGCATTGGTTAATGCAGGTGTAGATGCAGTAGTTATTGATACGGCACATGGTCATACAAAAGGTGTGGTTTCTGTATTACAAGCAGTAAAGAAGAAATTTCCTAACCTAGATGTTATCGTTGGTAACATTGCTACGGGTGAAGCAGCAAAATATTTGGTTGATGCTGGCGCAGATGCCGTTAAAGTTGGTATTGGTCCAGGTTCAATTTGTACGACTAGGGTAGTTGCAGGGGTTGGTTTTCCTCAGTTTTCTGCAGTATTAGAAGTGGCAGCAGCTATAAAAGGTTCTGGTGTTCCGGTAATTGCAGATGGTGGTATTCGTTATACAGGTGATATACCTAAAGCGATTGCAGCAGGTGCAGATACGGTAATGTTAGGATCACTTTTAGCAGGAACTAAAGAATCTCCGGGAGAAACAATTATCTATGAAGGTAGAAAGTTTAAATCGTACCGAGGTATGGGTTCTGTTGAAGCTATGAAACAAGGTAGTAAGGATCGTTATTTTCAAGATGTTGAAGATGATATTAAAAAATTAGTACCTGAAGGTATTGTAGGTCGTGTACCTTACAAAGGGGAATTGTATGAAAGTATTCATCAATTTGTAGGCGGATTAAAAGCTGGTATGGGATACTGTGGAGCAAAAGATATCGCAACACTACAAGACACTGGCAGGTTCGTTAAAATTACCGCTAGTGGTATTAACGAAAGTCACCCACATGATGTTACCATCACTAAAGAGAGTCCGAATTATAGTAGATAG
- a CDS encoding FMN-binding protein, translated as MNNKVLRLIVCILAIGIVMGFGLPKNIQKKVDKEIAGYFEIDSFTIEAIAVAKNAELDLPSKIDAENLFRVLDGQSHIGYLYVEQAPSKTANFDYMVLLDANFKILHTKVLIYREEYGGEIGSKRWLKQFIGKKPGDRLNHETNIDGIAGATISVRSMTNAIDDLLQTLTILQENKML; from the coding sequence ATGAATAATAAGGTTCTAAGATTAATAGTTTGCATACTAGCCATAGGTATAGTAATGGGTTTTGGTTTGCCAAAGAATATTCAGAAAAAGGTCGACAAAGAAATAGCCGGGTACTTTGAAATTGATTCTTTTACTATCGAGGCTATTGCGGTTGCAAAAAATGCTGAATTAGATTTACCAAGTAAAATTGATGCAGAAAATTTATTTCGTGTGCTTGACGGTCAAAGTCATATAGGATATTTATACGTAGAACAAGCCCCAAGTAAGACGGCAAACTTTGATTATATGGTTTTGCTTGATGCTAATTTTAAAATTCTGCATACTAAGGTGTTGATTTATCGCGAAGAATATGGTGGTGAAATAGGAAGCAAACGTTGGTTGAAACAATTTATCGGCAAGAAACCTGGCGATCGCTTAAATCACGAAACTAATATTGATGGTATTGCAGGTGCAACAATTTCTGTTCGCTCTATGACCAATGCAATTGATGACCTTTTGCAAACACTTACTATATTGCAAGAAAATAAAATGTTATAA
- a CDS encoding hydroxymethylglutaryl-CoA lyase, whose translation MSNSKIKLVECPRDAMQGIKQFIPTDEKVRYIQSLLGCGFDSLDFGSFVSPKAIPQMVDTAEVLSKLDLSKTNTKLLSIVANVRGAEDAVSHPEVDYLGFPFSISENFQMRNTHKTIAQSVETLQEIFNLADAANKEVVTYISMGFGNPYGDPWDVDIVGEWTEKLAKMGAKILSLSDTVGSSDPETISYLFSNLIPKYPNIEFGAHLHTTPTKWHEKVAAAYESGCRRFDGAIQGFGGCPMAKDDLTGNMPTEKMLSYFTAEKVDSGVNWMAFEASYNKATELFTAYH comes from the coding sequence ATGTCTAATTCAAAGATCAAATTAGTAGAATGCCCACGAGATGCTATGCAAGGCATTAAGCAATTTATACCTACCGATGAAAAAGTAAGGTATATACAATCATTGCTGGGTTGTGGTTTTGACAGCTTAGATTTCGGAAGCTTTGTTTCACCAAAAGCAATTCCGCAAATGGTAGATACTGCTGAAGTTTTATCAAAATTAGACTTATCAAAAACAAATACAAAGCTGCTTTCGATTGTTGCGAATGTACGAGGTGCAGAAGATGCAGTTTCGCATCCTGAAGTTGATTATTTAGGATTTCCTTTTTCTATTTCAGAGAACTTTCAAATGCGAAATACGCATAAAACTATTGCACAATCGGTAGAGACTTTACAAGAGATATTTAATTTAGCCGATGCCGCAAACAAAGAAGTGGTGACTTATATTTCGATGGGATTCGGTAACCCTTATGGTGACCCTTGGGATGTTGATATTGTAGGAGAGTGGACAGAGAAACTCGCAAAAATGGGAGCGAAAATATTATCACTTTCAGATACTGTAGGCTCTTCTGATCCCGAAACGATTTCATACTTGTTCTCGAATCTAATTCCTAAATATCCGAATATCGAATTCGGAGCTCATTTGCATACGACACCAACTAAGTGGCACGAGAAAGTAGCTGCTGCTTACGAATCTGGTTGCAGACGTTTCGATGGTGCTATACAAGGTTTTGGTGGTTGCCCAATGGCTAAAGATGATTTAACAGGTAACATGCCTACAGAGAAAATGCTATCTTATTTTACTGCAGAAAAAGTTGACTCAGGCGTTAACTGGATGGCTTTTGAAGCTTCTTACAACAAAGCTACTGAGCTGTTTACGGCATATCATTAA
- a CDS encoding LysE family translocator, translated as MNYDILLAFSVATFVLSLSPGPDNIFVLIQSISNGKKQGLAVVAGLMTGCLVHTTLLAFGVSAVIKNNPAIFTFIKVFGAGYLLYLAVMVYRGGDAIAIEGESKNKKSLGALYKQGFIMNVFNPKVIIFFLAFFPGFLFSDTLSNVIQFYTLGFLFIVVSSFVFSGIAILSGQISTFLKTKRRTGLILKWVQIIVFIGIAVYLFFG; from the coding sequence TTGAATTACGATATTTTACTTGCCTTTTCTGTAGCCACCTTTGTTTTGTCACTGTCGCCCGGTCCTGATAATATTTTTGTTTTAATACAGAGTATAAGTAATGGCAAAAAACAAGGGTTAGCAGTTGTTGCAGGTTTAATGACCGGTTGTTTGGTGCATACCACTCTTTTGGCTTTTGGTGTGTCTGCAGTTATAAAGAATAACCCTGCCATATTTACATTTATAAAAGTGTTTGGGGCGGGCTATTTGCTGTATCTCGCAGTAATGGTTTATAGAGGAGGCGATGCTATAGCAATAGAAGGGGAGTCAAAGAACAAAAAAAGTTTAGGAGCCTTATACAAACAAGGCTTTATAATGAATGTATTCAACCCAAAGGTGATTATATTCTTTCTAGCCTTTTTTCCAGGGTTTCTATTTTCAGACACTTTAAGCAACGTTATACAATTCTATACACTTGGTTTTCTATTTATAGTGGTCTCATCATTTGTATTTAGTGGTATTGCTATATTATCTGGTCAGATTTCAACGTTTTTGAAAACTAAAAGACGAACAGGTTTAATATTGAAATGGGTTCAGATTATTGTCTTCATCGGTATTGCAGTTTATTTATTTTTTGGGTAG
- a CDS encoding Dabb family protein produces the protein MKIKVLLLLISISFMSNAFATTDENMTKTKMIQSDSLLRHTVFFKFKDGTTAEQMKKVEDAFRALPSKIEQIKGYEWGLNNSLEGLNKGFTHAFFLTFESEEDRAIYLPHPDHKAFGAVLTPFLDDVFVVDYWTKS, from the coding sequence ATGAAAATTAAAGTACTTCTATTACTAATTAGTATTTCATTCATGTCAAACGCTTTTGCGACGACAGATGAAAACATGACCAAAACAAAAATGATTCAAAGCGATAGTCTTTTAAGGCATACTGTCTTTTTTAAGTTCAAAGATGGCACGACCGCCGAACAAATGAAAAAAGTAGAAGATGCTTTTAGGGCACTACCTTCAAAAATTGAACAAATTAAAGGGTATGAATGGGGATTGAACAATAGCCTAGAAGGTTTGAACAAAGGTTTTACACATGCCTTTTTTCTAACATTTGAAAGTGAAGAAGATCGTGCTATTTACTTACCTCACCCAGACCACAAAGCATTTGGCGCTGTATTGACTCCGTTTTTAGATGATGTCTTTGTTGTTGATTACTGGACCAAATCGTAA
- a CDS encoding quinone-dependent dihydroorotate dehydrogenase produces the protein MYRLFIRPLLFLLDPEKVHHISFSSIKFFSKIGLSGLIKSMFVVEDKRLERELFGLKFKNPVGLAAGFDKNAVLYNELSDFGFGFVEIGTLTPKPQDGNPKKRLFRLKEDKAIINRMGFNNHGVFEAVENLKKNHKVLIGGNIGKNKVTPNNEAIKDYLICFDALFDHVDYFVVNVSSPNTPGLRELQDKEPLTALLNELQLENSKQSERKSTVRKPILLKIAPDLTDSQLLDIIDIVKITSIDGIIATNTTISRENLKSHALVTEEAGGLSGAPLKDRSTEVIRFLAEKSNKAFPIIGVGGINSAEDAIEKLEAGADLIQLWTGFVYEGPALVKEINKALIEKATV, from the coding sequence ATGTATAGGCTTTTCATTAGACCTCTTTTATTTCTTCTTGACCCCGAGAAAGTTCATCATATTAGTTTTTCAAGCATTAAGTTTTTCTCCAAAATAGGACTATCTGGTCTTATTAAATCTATGTTCGTAGTTGAAGATAAACGTTTAGAACGTGAGCTATTCGGACTGAAATTTAAGAATCCGGTTGGTTTAGCTGCTGGTTTTGATAAAAATGCTGTCTTATATAATGAATTATCAGATTTCGGATTCGGATTCGTAGAAATTGGTACCCTTACCCCAAAGCCTCAAGATGGAAATCCGAAGAAAAGATTATTTCGTTTAAAAGAAGATAAGGCTATCATAAATCGAATGGGGTTTAATAACCACGGGGTTTTCGAAGCTGTAGAGAATTTAAAGAAAAATCATAAGGTGCTTATTGGTGGTAATATAGGTAAGAACAAAGTGACACCGAATAACGAGGCTATTAAAGATTACTTAATCTGTTTTGATGCCTTATTCGATCACGTAGATTACTTTGTGGTGAATGTAAGTTCACCAAACACACCAGGGTTAAGAGAGTTGCAAGATAAAGAGCCCTTAACGGCTTTATTAAATGAGCTACAGTTAGAGAATTCAAAGCAAAGCGAACGTAAGTCGACAGTGCGTAAACCTATTTTATTGAAAATAGCGCCAGACCTTACCGACAGCCAATTATTAGATATTATTGATATTGTAAAAATTACTTCTATTGATGGTATTATAGCTACCAATACGACCATTTCTAGAGAGAATTTAAAATCTCATGCTTTGGTAACTGAAGAAGCTGGCGGACTAAGTGGTGCTCCATTAAAAGACAGGAGTACTGAGGTAATCAGATTTTTAGCGGAGAAGAGTAACAAGGCATTCCCTATTATTGGGGTAGGCGGTATAAACTCTGCAGAAGATGCTATCGAGAAATTAGAAGCTGGTGCAGATTTAATTCAATTATGGACGGGCTTTGTGTATGAAGGCCCGGCTTTGGTAAAAGAAATTAATAAAGCGCTTATAGAAAAAGCTACGGTTTAA
- the pepT gene encoding peptidase T → MQHIIDRFISYITIDTQSDSSSDATPSTEKQWNLANKLVDELRAIGLSDVAIDDNAYIMATLPSNVDHDAPTIGFISHFDTSPDFSGTNVNPQIIKNYDGKDIVLNKEKDIILSSSYFDDLLQYIGQTIITTDGTTLLGADDKAGITEIVTAMEYLVNNPEIKHGTIRIGFTPDEEIGRGAHKFDVEKFGAEWAYTMDGSQIGELEYENFNAAGAKITIKGKSVHPGYAKGKMVNALLIANKIINDLPKHETPEETSGREGFFHVHHFDGEIENATVELIIRDHDLKRFEQRKKLVEDIVQKFNNEYDNCIELELNDQYFNMKEKVEPVFHIVETAKKAMEDIGIKPIIKPIRGGTDGSQLSYMGLPCPNIFAGGHNFHGKYEYVPVESMQKAVEVIVRICELTANQ, encoded by the coding sequence ATGCAGCATATCATCGATCGTTTCATAAGTTATATTACTATTGATACGCAGAGCGACTCATCATCTGACGCCACACCAAGTACTGAAAAACAGTGGAATTTAGCCAACAAATTAGTTGACGAATTACGCGCTATAGGTCTGTCTGACGTCGCTATAGACGACAATGCTTACATAATGGCCACCTTACCTTCAAATGTTGACCATGATGCACCTACCATTGGTTTTATATCTCATTTTGATACGTCTCCTGATTTTTCTGGTACGAATGTGAATCCGCAGATTATTAAAAACTACGATGGTAAAGATATTGTTCTTAATAAGGAAAAAGATATCATTCTTTCATCGTCATATTTTGATGATTTATTACAATATATCGGTCAAACCATTATAACTACAGATGGCACTACCCTGTTAGGTGCTGATGATAAAGCAGGTATTACAGAGATAGTAACTGCAATGGAGTATTTGGTAAACAATCCAGAAATAAAACATGGTACCATAAGAATCGGATTTACACCCGATGAAGAAATTGGTCGTGGAGCACATAAATTCGACGTTGAAAAATTTGGAGCGGAATGGGCATATACTATGGATGGTAGCCAGATTGGTGAACTGGAATATGAAAATTTCAATGCAGCAGGTGCCAAAATAACTATTAAAGGCAAAAGTGTACACCCAGGTTATGCAAAAGGAAAAATGGTGAATGCCCTATTAATCGCCAATAAGATTATAAACGATTTACCCAAGCATGAAACACCCGAAGAAACCTCTGGTAGAGAAGGCTTTTTTCATGTACATCACTTTGATGGAGAAATCGAAAATGCAACTGTAGAGCTGATTATTAGAGATCATGATTTAAAACGTTTTGAGCAACGTAAAAAATTAGTAGAAGACATTGTACAAAAATTTAATAACGAATATGACAATTGTATTGAGCTAGAATTAAACGATCAATACTTTAATATGAAAGAAAAGGTAGAACCTGTTTTTCATATTGTAGAGACTGCTAAAAAGGCAATGGAAGATATCGGCATAAAACCTATTATTAAACCAATACGCGGTGGTACAGATGGGTCGCAATTAAGTTATATGGGCTTACCTTGCCCTAACATATTTGCTGGCGGACATAATTTTCATGGCAAGTATGAATATGTACCGGTAGAGAGCATGCAGAAAGCTGTAGAAGTTATTGTGCGCATTTGCGAGCTGACAGCTAATCAATGA
- a CDS encoding DUF1801 domain-containing protein, with translation MEKQEKLDEFYNEAHHFKNEVAELRTLALACGMTETYKWSFPTYMIDNKNIIAINKFKNHFGIWFFNGVFLSDPKNVLEKHKKEKPWRCATGNLLQLKALIKKKLQRT, from the coding sequence ATGGAAAAGCAAGAGAAATTAGATGAATTCTATAATGAGGCGCATCACTTTAAAAATGAGGTAGCTGAATTAAGGACTCTTGCCCTAGCTTGTGGAATGACGGAAACCTACAAATGGAGTTTCCCTACCTACATGATAGATAACAAAAACATCATCGCAATAAACAAATTTAAAAATCACTTCGGAATCTGGTTTTTTAACGGTGTCTTTTTAAGTGACCCTAAAAACGTTTTAGAAAAGCACAAGAAGGAAAAACCATGGCGATGCGCCACTGGAAATTTACTACAATTGAAGGCATTGATAAAAAAGAAGTTACAGCGTACATAA
- a CDS encoding YdeI/OmpD-associated family protein: MRHWKFTTIEGIDKKEVTAYINEAIENQKKGLQLKIEKKPKTKIVIPIHLSIALENIDDIKTAFNKLTYSKQKDYAEYIATAKQEKTKLSRLEKVVPLILAGRGIHDQYKK, encoded by the coding sequence ATGCGCCACTGGAAATTTACTACAATTGAAGGCATTGATAAAAAAGAAGTTACAGCGTACATAAACGAAGCTATTGAGAATCAAAAAAAGGGGCTACAATTAAAGATTGAGAAAAAACCTAAAACCAAAATTGTAATTCCCATTCACTTATCCATTGCATTAGAAAACATCGACGACATAAAAACTGCTTTCAACAAATTAACTTATTCTAAACAGAAAGACTACGCCGAGTATATTGCAACTGCAAAACAAGAAAAAACAAAACTATCTAGATTAGAAAAGGTAGTTCCGTTGATATTAGCAGGTAGGGGAATACATGACCAGTACAAGAAGTAA
- the yajC gene encoding preprotein translocase subunit YajC, which translates to MGDIGQFLPMILIFVVAYFFMIRPQMKRQKDEKKFSAELKRGDRVITKSGLHGKVVDMNDKDSSCVLETMAGKLKFDRSAISMEMSAKLNAPEKK; encoded by the coding sequence ATGGGTGATATAGGGCAGTTTCTTCCGATGATTTTGATTTTTGTGGTCGCATATTTTTTTATGATCAGACCTCAAATGAAAAGACAAAAGGATGAAAAGAAATTTTCAGCAGAATTAAAACGTGGTGATCGTGTTATTACCAAAAGTGGTCTGCACGGTAAGGTAGTAGATATGAATGATAAAGATTCTTCTTGTGTATTGGAAACAATGGCAGGAAAATTAAAGTTTGATCGATCTGCCATATCTATGGAAATGAGCGCTAAATTAAACGCTCCAGAGAAAAAGTAA